Within Aspergillus oryzae RIB40 DNA, chromosome 2, the genomic segment GTCGATTTAGATGCTCTTTGCGAAGATACGTTGCGCCACATCCTGGGATATTGCAAGAGTATGTGCTAGGCgacatggtgatggcgaAGCAGTGTTGACACCCCCGAAAATCATCTCATGTCGTTTCTAGTGCGCTCGTTGACGTCAATATAAGTTTTAGTCACCATCCCAgacatcatcgtcacagcACTTACGGGATTATCTTATCGTTACCACCAAGCGTATGTACTGTCCGTATGTGTGCGAGCTCTGGCTGACTAACTTTCAACTATGGATAGTTAACTAACTATTTTGCAACTGTCAGATTACTAAGTGGAGCGTTTCATCCCCCCACTTGGTTCCAAACTAGAACACTCAACCGGTATCCCGCTCAAGcttcgatgaggatgacaaACACACTGCAGTTGCCTGGATTGCTTATTGATTGAGAGACAATTCTGGGGTAGCCGTCTATTGTGTGCCATTACGTTCGGCTAAAAACATTTCCAGACTGCGTGCCGCATAAAGGGGTTGTTCCCTAATGCgcgagggagaaaagagaaggagacAGAGATATAGCAAATCTGGCGCAGTCAACATGCAATTTCCTGACCCTTGCGATCAAGAACAAGTTGGAATGGTGAGTCCTGGCTTAACTCAAGAGAGCTTCATAGCGCAAGCCTCAGGACCAACAATGACCAGATCACCCTCCGCCCTAAGGCCTCCAGAATTTGAAGTTCGCATACGAACCGCTATTGACACATCATGTCTTGCAGCTAGTATATAAAGACCTCAGTGACTGATGTCTAGGAATATTTGCACGATGTAAAGTTTAGGCGTCATTGTCCCAGAGGCGAGTGAATTGGAAAGGATATCAAGTTCTGGTATCTCCTCAAACGAAATGTATTTTGGTTGGTACACTCTAGACTGATAGATAACATGCACactcaattttcttttctcttttttctttttcttttttctttttcttttttctttttttcctacCTATTGGGAGTACATCATTCAAGGACACAAAATACATCTATTCGCAACATCCGGACTTTGCTGAGCAACAACGTGTCACTTTCACCGCGGATAACCGACAATAACATGAAGCGGTGATCGGAACATCGGCGGACGCAACCGCAATCGCATGCGCAGGCTCGACAAAAGCAAGGTCTTTCGTCTTACCCAAACGCACCAAACATTCACGCAATCCATGGAGGCCCCATACATTATTGAGCTTTGCTCTGCGCCGAGGAAATTCCTCTGCGAATCCAAGATCCTCCCTGAACAACACTTCAGCTTCCTCTACCCGGTTCTGCTCCAGAAGTAAGCCGCCCAGTGCATGCCGGACAGGCTGCATCCAAGGCGGAGGATCTGAATACGGCAGTGCATCTTCGCGCCGGATGGCCTCTCGCAAAGAAGTGAAGGCGATTTCATGATTTCCTTTGCGGTATTCCAACTCGCCGTGTAACATTGCGGATGACACTTGGAGGACGTCAACTTGCCTGCAGGGGATACTGTTCAAACGAGATTTTGGGACAGCCGCGCGCGCGAGTTCGAATTCTCGCTGTGTAGTTTCTGCCTCTTCGATTCGTCCGAGCGCACTGTATGCCAGGCCGCGGGAATACAGTATAATTGCCGTCGTTGCGCTCTTGAGCTGACGATTGGCCGGAAGTTCAAGGCGCAAGATCTCCTCCCACCGGCCGAAGCGGATCAGTACATGGGCTTTGCTTCCGAGAAAGCTTTCAATGGAGTCTGCCACAGGAGGACTGGCGATCGAAAGAAGATCGTCCGTAATAacttcctccagcttcatAGCTGCTGCCATGGCGTCTGTAAAGCGACCGCACATCATTGCTGCATAGAGCTTTGCGCAAATATAGTGCACCCGATACCCGATATAGGAGATTGTGCCGCTTTCCTGCGCGAAATACTTATCATCCGCCATGATCGCCTCGCTGTTTGAGTCAATAGCGCGGCGGTAGTCGCCAACCGCAGCGTCGATATGTGTCGGCATATGCAGCATATGCGATCCATCCGGGACCAGATAACGCAGTCGATCAGCAGCCGGTAAAGCAAGTTCCGGGTTAGGGGACATTTCCATGATGTGAATATGCAGGTGACAAAGTGCTGGGTGCGCACGACCAACAGTTGATGCTAGCCCCGTCTCGATCACTTTCCGGGCCTCGAGCGTGTGCGGACCCGTGGGCTCTCCGGTATCCAGGTCCCATAAACCACGGGGCGTTATACACATTAAGGCATCGGCGAAAAGCGCTGCGATGTCCGGATCGGTTCCGAATTCCCGGTAGACAGGACGCATGGCGTCTGCGTAAGCACGATCATAGGGGCTCAGGTCGTTCGGAATATTGTCCGTTGGCGGGAACCGGGCGGCAACTGCCTTTACTAATGCTTTCTCGGCTGGAGTGACCTGATTAGAAAGCTCGGCAGCGCGTGCGATAGCATCGTTTGCTCTTTGAATCGAGTCACGGAGGTCCTTAGGGTCAAAGTATCTCCATGCCTTGTTGTAGTTGGGGCCGGCAGAATAGGCAATACCCCATAAGCCCATTGCGCAGTCGGTGTCGTATTTAACAGCTCGCTCGAAACATCGTTCTGCTTCCCCGACATTGAAGGAGTACGCCCATACTAGACCGCGGTTGAACCACAGCTGAGCATCTTTAGACGATGTCGTGATTGGACGCTGGTGTGAACCGAGGTTGAAATAAGCCTGATCTCTGCTTTGGTGTCAGGGAGAGAATCAGAAAGTAGGAAGGGGTAAGACATACTGCATGATTTGAAACAAAGTATTTTAGAAGGCGAGGAAAGTACAGTGACGGATATATCAGTCTTGTGAAGTTGAGAACCGACTACCAAGAGTCTTATATATCCAGAACTCTGTGTGGTGACAGAGGAGTCCTGTGTTATTAATGCATGCGGGATGCCGGGGGTGGAGCTTTCTGTATCAGTGATGGATCCGACCACCCACCAAATCTTTCGCCGACTAATaagacaaaaacaaaacatcTCTCCTTATAACGTATTTCACTGGTGAGCGGACCACACCAACGAGCAGGCCACCTCCGTATCTCATACTAAACAGTCACATTTAAAGATCCAATATCTCAACCACACCTTATCTAAAGTGATCCATACAACAACTTCGGAATATGTATACACGTGACCACATTGTGCCAGGAAAACTATCAGGGTATCGGTGATTCACTTCATATATCCTCTTGTTAAGTTATCGTGACCTATCTACTTAAGCAAGGCGTATCCTTATATCTAATTATATACCATATTTTTACCGGCACCTTTCCATTTAGCCATTAACATACCACTCAATACCTTAACATAAGATTCAAAAAGTTAAAACCGACTGCAGATAGATCAAACTGTAGTCATCCGCTATGGcattatataaattataatctattttatttattaaataagTAGTAGAAATTTAATAATAAAGAgtcttttttaaaaaaacAATTTAAAAAACTAAAATGGTTAATAGtaatttatctatttattttttctatttatctATGAAAAATctactagtagatattttatattatatttttaaataattttttaactttcttttttttaattcaataaatttatttaatttttttttataaaaatattCTtattaatactatatatagtagcttaaaatatttttattatatcttAAAATTCTATagataaaagagaaagagtaatattactatattatttaaaaatatattaaaactttttaaaaaaagattttatttttttttataattaatagagtatttttaatatttCATTGGTCTTTTAATAAACTATAATAgttttaataatatttttaaagttttcttttaatttctaTAAATTCTTATAActttgaatatatatataatagatctaATCACTATTTTTCTATTCTGTCAGTATTTGTTACTGGAACTTTATTTTCTATCgcagagatatataaatttaatCAGACTGGGATTTGGCTTGGGTTCGGGTCGGGGTTAGGCTATAGCGGTTGAGCCTTACCACCCTAGATTGGTTTTTCAGCTATGATATCTATTAAAGATATTAGTATACGGGATCGCTTTCCACTGAGCAGGGTATATAATTAATTTGAATCTACTTTCTATAGTGGATTTCGGTACTTTGGGAGTTTGTTGAACTGTGGTGCATACAGTAtccagctgaagaaatgTATCCTCTAGCCTCTCGGCCGAC encodes:
- a CDS encoding uncharacterized protein (predicted protein), translating into MQDQAYFNLGSHQRPITTSSKDAQLWFNRGLVWAYSFNVGEAERCFERAVKYDTDCAMGLWGIAYSAGPNYNKAWRYFDPKDLRDSIQRANDAIARAAELSNQVTPAEKALVKAVAARFPPTDNIPNDLSPYDRAYADAMRPVYREFGTDPDIAALFADALMCITPRGLWDLDTGEPTGPHTLEARKVIETGLASTVGRAHPALCHLHIHIMEMSPNPELALPAADRLRYLVPDGSHMLHMPTHIDAAVGDYRRAIDSNSEAIMADDKYFAQESGTISYIGYRVHYICAKLYAAMMCGRFTDAMAAAMKLEEVITDDLLSIASPPVADSIESFLGSKAHVLIRFGRWEEILRLELPANRQLKSATTAIILYSRGLAYSALGRIEEAETTQREFELARAAVPKSRLNSIPCRQVDVLQVSSAMLHGELEYRKGNHEIAFTSLREAIRREDALPYSDPPPWMQPVRHALGGLLLEQNRVEEAEVLFREDLGFAEEFPRRRAKLNNVWGLHGLRECLVRLGKTKDLAFVEPAHAIAVASADVPITASCYCRLSAVKVTRCCSAKSGCCE